The Dreissena polymorpha isolate Duluth1 chromosome 8, UMN_Dpol_1.0, whole genome shotgun sequence genome includes the window ccagacacgtgtttttacttttattatatatatatatatatatatatatatatatatatatatatatatatatatatatatatatatatatatatatatatatatatatatatatatatatatatatatatattggctgcGCTGTCAGCTGCCTATCTACTTACGCATTTAATTTCAAGTAGAattcaagttatttaaataatttgaaagcaataaaatgtgtatttcattcataaaatatatttaaatacaagttCATATTCTTTTATTACAGATCGTGTACATTTGTGTGCAATAAACCTCTCGGTATCAAGATTAAATTAAACTTGTTTGATATtacgttttaaaatatattaggttcaaagttttaaaattgtatggacCCTAAACACTTTCATACACataatgttaattaaaacctTCGAATTATTGATACAGTCATTCTCAAATTTCACACGTTTTTGCCTTCTATTTCTATATAggctgcgttttccaacgatatctttattgactgcaacgatgtctatattggctgcgttttatgccCGATAAGGCAGCCAGCAATTTGCACCGATGTCCGTATTGGTTGCGTTGAAAACAACAATGCGTTTAATCTATACATACATTAAACATACATTcatttgtataattatgttaatacaattttaattactCAAGTGTGCTCATATAAACACATTATTATGTCTTTATCTTGATACAGAACATCTAGGTTCCgaaattcatataaataaattcgACATACAATTTCATGACTTCAACGGCTAAAATGCtttatactttattatttaaaataaataatgcccATCATCGCGAAACATTGACCtaatttgttttccttctttatatatATTGGCTGCGCTAAAAGCTGCGTATTCTTTAATGAGTTTAACACGtataatgcttttatatttcattatttaaaacaaatatggatAACCATCGCACTTAATTTAAAGTAGAATTCCATATTATTTGAATAAGTTTCACGCACTTAAATGTGTTTATACATTCATAAAATATCTTTTATTACAactttatattcttttttatttatatatcgttTACATTTTTGTGAAATAAACCTCCCGGTATCAATATTCAATttcaaattgtttgatattccgtTTTAGAATGTTCTAGGCCCCTAAATTCAACTAAATGCAATAAACATTACACgtatttaattagttaaatatTGCACATAAACTATATTGCATATTGTCTGCgtattccttctatttctatattgcctgcgttttccaacgatatctatattgactgcaacgatgtctatataggtcacataaccccaaaccggaactcctgtttgcagggttacatgcagtcagtttgatacttagcacacattgttcagtgcatgctgcataggatttgtaaaatacattgcaaatagaatgtttttgtatcaatttgaaggtatatttgtaagcaataagaaaaaaagccatttttgtgcaaTTTGCAGTCTGCGCTAAATGCCGCGTTTTATACACACCCATTAAACAATAAGCAATGTTCTATGAATAGATCCAAtgttgggcattaatacatcataataaacacaaggtagtataaatatgcatgaaatataaccatttataactaatttaatccgtttacacacaatagaaacgcaaatattcatatatatagagagaaattgagtgcttttcggtcttcacatgaagtgcttttcggtcggtatattgcctaaatttatccaattttgggcattaatacctgataataaacacaaggtagtataatttatgcatgaaatataaccatttataactaatttaatctgtttacacacaatagaaacgcattttttcatatatatagagagagaaattgagtgcttttcggtcttcacataaaatgcttttcggtcggtatattgccgatatttaccattttgggcacaatgtagtatagacatacaatcatataaacattaataactaattaaacccgttaacacacactagaaacgatatattgcatatatatatagagagaaaaattgaatgcttttcggtgcttttcggtgattgtatgcgCCCGATCTCAAGGATATAACATTTCTCCCAACATttgaaaaagaaagaaattttgcaaattaaacaaaacaaataaattatcaaataaacatttgattaaacgtataataaatgttaatgatGGTTGTGAAGAGACTCCTTGAAAGGTACACACAGCTTCACTTTCATCAACTGTAAAGCCGTTTTTTATCAAGTCATAACATTTGCTGACATGTTGAACACTTAGTGCTAAACTAGATCTAGATGAACTGTGATCTGATTCGTCAGAAGATGAAAAGTCATCAATGTTTCTTTGTCTTGTTTCTCGTCTGTGTATTTTGTTCTTGCGTGACATGGAATGCTCATTATAATCGCTTTCTGCAGATTTACATACTTTGGCAATATGATGCCACTTGTAACAAGAAAAACACTTTTTCCCATACGCCATGCAATGTTCCTTCCTAGCATGAACTTGAAATTGTCCACAATATCTACATGGTTTtacatttttcttaaatattttctgCCTGTGCATATCCGGTTTGACCCGTTTCTTTACTGCATGAATGAATTCTTCCGAACCGCTTGACGTTTAACTGTCTCTATAATCGCTCAGTCGTCTGTCGGACCTCTCATTTCTGCTAGTTGTATCTCTGTCTTGATATATCCGACGCTTAGTATATTTCATATTGCCCTTACTAGGTGTGTCAACTGAACTGCTATTCTTTCTGCTAATTCTATCTATGCCCAGTGCTTGAGGATTCATCGCATGCAACTGGATACTAGTGCTTTCACTGATTTGCGCATCACTAAGTGCTTCTTGGAGAGTCCATTTCCTGTGAATAACTTTCCGTATGAACTCGGCATTGCTTGTTGTTTGCAACAAATGCTCAAGAATGCGATTATCTGTATCTACAAAGTCACATTGCAGCGCTTTATCTCGTAGCCTTGCAGCGTATTCAACAGTATTTTCACTGCTATTGAGACGCATCTTGAAGAATAAATATCTGCAATAGTGTGTGTTCGTTTTAGGTGAAAAGTAATCAGACAACTTACTTGACAGTTTCTCATAATTTGTACTTTTCTCCGGATCCTCTAAACTTCTACTTAGCCTTTTTACCTCTGGCCCGCCGTAGATAAGTAAAGCGTCCGTTTTGTCATCATCTTCTGTAATTCTAAAGTATCGAAGCTGCCTCTCAAAGTCATCTAACCAATCACTCCAAGCCTCGCCCGTTGCTATGTGGTCGCTGCAGTCCACCCGAAACGGTTGTAAATCCAGTTTCCTTTTCCCTTCTGCCATAACTTAATTAGCTCGTGTATTATGCCCAAAATGACAGCTGCATTTATAGGCCTCCAATTTTTTTCTCTCGACGCCAATGTAAAAGACTCACTCACTAAGACTGCTCGCTATTACTCAATACTTTAATGCTAACTCTCTTGGATTCTGTATATCAACTAAATCACCGTGACGACAACGTCATGAACGTCACCGACGTCATTAAACAATAAGCAATGTTCTTTGAATAGATCTCAAGGATATAACACAAGCTTCTAATAATTTTCTGTTCCATTCACTTCTTTTCCATTAACGTTTAAGGTTTGGATGTTCTCATTTACAGTTTGCCTCTGTTTCTTAATTAAAGTACAAACAGTTTGTCATTTGAGTCAGCTGATTCCATTATATCATTAACATGCTTATGTTTTTGTCTAGCATATGCCTGTCTTTGGTGTTGGCGCAATAGcttctttttctgttttaattcTAGTTCGGTAGCACTACATGTTCTattcgatatttttcatttattaaaagtGATCTTTGCTTCTTTGGAGGATTTTCCTATTTGCGGATTCCATATTCCCCGTCCTATCCTTTTCAGTCTTTTAAGTTTCATATAATTTGGTATCGTGTTTTTCGCAGCTGTATGTAGGGCGCCTATGACATATTTCACTTTGTCTCTGACCGTAGACTGTTTTCCAAAGTTGTAGAAGTCATTTGTTTTACGATGTATCTCCTTCCTGTACGTACTAACATCACATTTCTCCCATTTTGTTTTTGCAGTATAATGGCTCTTCTTATTTTCCTATGATTTcttgtaatatttgttttcaaagtcATAGTAATTAATGTATGATCAGAACAGTTCAAGCAATTCATTTCGTGTACATGGATGTTCTCAATATTTAAGTCGTTTGTGTTTTGGACAAAGAAATAATCAATTTTTGAGGTGAATTTCCAATTGTGATGAAAGAACGTATTGGCTTCACCCTGTTTTTCTGTCACTGTTAGTTGTGTTTCCTTGATAAAGTTCTGTAATAGATGGTCTCTCCCTGTAGCTCGTTGCATTGAGGCATTCATATCTCTACAGAGAATCACTTCATGAGAGACTTTGTAAATTTCAAGAAACTCCTCAAGCTCGATCAACATCTCTTTGTATTCTTCGTCCGAATTTTTTGAGGTTGAAGGCATGTAAACATTTATCAGGCATATTGGTTTATTTTCCGTTGCGATTTCTGCTATGATTGTCCTGCCATTACCTTGACTGCTTATCTTTACACTAGAGTTAAGACCTTTCCTCCAGAATATACAGACTCCACCATAATCACGAATCAATTTGTAATCTAATCTAGGATTTTGGTCATCAACACATTTTGCTAACACTTCAAAGTCTGGAtcaatactaaaattactatcaGATTTGATCACAAATTCACATTCTaaacatgaatttaaaaaaatgtaaattgttaaaaaattattttaccgTATACTGTACAACTAGGTCCCCTTATTTGTTCGATAAATACAACAGAACTGACCGTCTCCTCTCTGTAAATACACGTTTgccgtcgaagcaatgcctaacgtcactcaatttgttcatttgtttacatttgtgaaatgCGCGGAAttattccatctgcgtaaatggggaAAAAATAGTTCCAAGGAGATGCATTAATATACTACCAAGTTTTTGCCCGATGAATCGTAAATTTATAagtcatattttataatttaatgcatgcgatcttaaatatccaatcaaatatacattgaatgcgtttgttcggttttacctaaaTTTTAGgcaaaatggcatgctgagcctttcgcagaggtgtatgtgagagcaaggaacggcAACTCTGCGTGGTGATTGTTTTTAAGACTGTTCTCTCGAGAATATTGGTGACCCTGAAAAGGGCCGTTGTCGTATTTGTGGTTCTTTTGCCGTCGTCTAGGATGATAATCTCTAGATATCTGGATACCAGTAAGATGATTTAAATTTATCTCTGCGATGTCTTTCAGacaattgcaaacaaatgtttaaaggggccttttcacgttttgattaattgacacaattataaacaagaaaccgtcggagacgggtgatactccccaaagtttttttttgtcacaatattgcactatatattcagataaaaggaaagctcttgagggcacagtagatgggggacaataattttttttataaaatttcaaagggccatttctctgtgaaaaatcatccgaccaaaacccgctgacgatatgcacatctcctcttggtagtgaagcttcccataaagtttcattgaattccggtcattagttgctgagaaatagcccggacaagaattgcactatatgtgcagttaatggaaaatttcaaagggccataactctgtgaaaaatcatccgaccagaacccgctgataatatgcacatttcctcttggtagtgaagcttcccattaagtttcattgaattccggtcattagttgctgagaaatagcccggacaagaattgcactatatgtacagttaatggaaaatttcaaagggccataactctgtgagaaatcatccgaccagaacccgctgataatatgcacatctcctcttggtagtgaagcttctcataaagttttattgaattccggtcattagttgctgagaaatagcccggacaagaattgcactatatgtacagttaatggaaaatttcaaagggccataacgctgtgaaaaatcatccgaccagaacccgctgataatatgcacatctcctctcgttagtgaagcttcccataaagtttcattgaattccggtcattatttgctgagaaatagcccggacaaaaatttagcacggacggacacacggacggacacacggatggacggacggacggacagacgaggcggcaactatatgctccccccaaaatgttttaggggagcataaaaagttgtttcagattcgcaaattttcgttttagttatgttatttgtaaggaaacagtaatactgaacatttaccatgttttaaaatatccattataaagTTTTTCAGTTATATGCAGTTGTTTAAacaaatgcttgtcaacaatgtatttgaaactggatttttaaatgaGATATCATGTAttacacataatggctatacactacgcttttACCCCTTGTTGAACTTATACATATACAGGCATGCTATCCAAtcttcattattatatgaaaatgTTACGCTCTAACATCTAAAATCAATGACAAttccatgcttaccttaaataagtgtacactttatgtCATTGTATAAAATTCCCTTGTTatttggcgccaaacactactgtcaagtgaagtaatgtatcgtatattattttaaatattatatttgcttaaaGGTATGGCTTAATGCTCCGAATGCGGACAAATGTTGAAGACtagagctggattattgcgccacactATTAGACACGTTAACTCTCGAAACTATTAATGATGTGGGAAAGCAATTCAGGTAAGGTAAAATACCGTAAAAATAGTAACAttttttatacagttatactaACAAACAGATGAAAGGATTCTCTTGAAActacacaaatatacaatatatctcgtCTATCagtttatcatatattttgaaatatcttaATAATCGTCAAATAATTGGTAATTAAAAAATACCAAACGCGTGTCCTCTGATACTAACATTATTgaaatagcgtgtttacgcattAAAATGTCACGTGTATAAAATAGGCTTTATTTTTTCAGGACGCCTACCCTCTAAGAAGGCATATGGCCTCAAAACACGAAGGACCCAAATGccacgtgtgtgtacagtgctgcaggagctttgcggacaagtacctactcgcGGCTCacgagaaaagtgcaaaaaaagaGGGATTGTGGAAATGTGACCAGAGTGGGTTGGCAGTTGGAAGTGAGAATGATCATAAAGAGCTCGTCAAGACCAACATGCCTGACAAGTGTTACAGgtgtgaggagtgtttcaaaacgtacaaacgcaaaacaaacatTTCTCGACACGCGAGtacttcacataaatccgtgaatactgattaaaaatcataatagtttacagtttctCTGTGTAACTTgattatcgttttacgttattttattcgttgttttattttaactttacttttcaaaatgattctaaaattatccgaatttgattaattttgtatGTTTCGTTTTGTTCGTTTGTGTGTTTCCTTTGAAATCATTCACAAATagttgtgcaataatttggatttacctTATTCATTAATACATCGCATCTGTTATCgaatctgtttttctttaaaatataacttgattaaagttttgtgGTGTGTTTTTCGTTGATTTCAATTTACCGTTGTCACGAGTTAGTTCGATAATCATACGCAGCCAGGTTTCCTATTAGTAGTGATTTTCACGATTGAGctacataattaactgcctgcttatactTATTCTAGTGCGTGGTAAATGACAGCAAACAATGTGTTCAATgaggttgtgtatacaatacaatacttcTTCATTCGAGATATgtcttgacattcttcacagCTGCATCCCAccacaacacaagaggagaatcgcgtacatatataatcatttaatataatatttctacatttactttttaaattctcttcaaaataattaacactaaagattagcatacacttgttacactgaataaAACGACATAATTTTTAACATGACATTAacaccaacacatggcgaatgattgtcaagaTCTATACTATGTAATCAACTAATGAAACAATACGAATTCCATAtatgaaaataacacacacacacacataattaTGTTTCCACTATGACCTTTCTacttttattttaagtaaatcaTACCGGTTACCTTCaacttaaaacaacaacaaaatagaaaataatttcgataatgtaagattttttttgtcGTTTAAAGTTTCTTCACAATGATGCAAGGAACTTTGAAATCCATGACAAACCAATACGTCTGGTGAATTCTGTTTTATCCGTTTTTATTTCAACTTTGATTTTAAAACGTACatattactcaggaaagaacatgcctttgctttttgtcaacctgtgcaATA containing:
- the LOC127840390 gene encoding uncharacterized protein LOC127840390, whose amino-acid sequence is MAEGKRKLDLQPFRVDCSDHIATGEAWSDWLDDFERQLRYFRITEDDDKTDALLIYGGPEVKRLSRSLEDPEKSTNYEKLSSKLSDYFSPKTNTHYCRYLFFKMRLNSSENTVEYAARLRDKALQCDFVDTDNRILEHLLQTTSNAEFIRKVIHRKWTLQEALSDAQISESTSIQLHAMNPQALGIDRISRKNSSSVDTPSKGNMKYTKRRIYQDRDTTSRNERSDRRLSDYRDS